The following proteins are co-located in the Seriola aureovittata isolate HTS-2021-v1 ecotype China chromosome 7, ASM2101889v1, whole genome shotgun sequence genome:
- the rps27.2 gene encoding 40S ribosomal protein S27.2 isoform X2: MDVKCPGCYKITTVFSHAQTVVLCVGCSTVLCQPTGGKARLTEGCSFRRKQH; the protein is encoded by the exons atggATGTCAAATGTCCAG GCTGTTACAAGATCACCACAGTATTCAGTCACGCTCAGACTGTAGTGCTGTGTGTCGGCTGTTCCACAGTCCTCTGCCAGCCTACAGGAGGGAAGGCTCGACTGACAGAAG GCTGCTCATTCAGGAGGAAACAGCACTAG
- the rps27.2 gene encoding 40S ribosomal protein S27.2 isoform X1, protein MPLAKDLLHPTPEEEKRRHKKKRLVQSPNSYFMDVKCPGCYKITTVFSHAQTVVLCVGCSTVLCQPTGGKARLTEGCSFRRKQH, encoded by the exons ATGCCT CTCGCAAAGGATTTGTTGCACCCAACCCccgaggaggaaaagaggagacaCAAGAAAAAGCGTCTTGTCCAGAGTCctaattcatattttatggATGTCAAATGTCCAG GCTGTTACAAGATCACCACAGTATTCAGTCACGCTCAGACTGTAGTGCTGTGTGTCGGCTGTTCCACAGTCCTCTGCCAGCCTACAGGAGGGAAGGCTCGACTGACAGAAG GCTGCTCATTCAGGAGGAAACAGCACTAG